A part of Miscanthus floridulus cultivar M001 chromosome 6, ASM1932011v1, whole genome shotgun sequence genomic DNA contains:
- the LOC136459319 gene encoding uncharacterized protein: MTMRALPLTPSKSSSFGAHQIRGSPRSVRAYAKGNEEGNKQSLFGSITEALDFSQVRSEKDAELLYEASESTKGGGRMTREQYGALRRKIGGTYQDFFKSYVDVDGQYVEEGWVDKTCKICKKDTRGEPRQVDKLGRYAHVACLENPKPANFFAKIFAR, from the exons ATGACCATGAGGGCTCTTCCGCTGACCCCTTCCAAGAGCTCCTCGTTTGGAGCTCACCAAATCAGGGGTAGCCCCAGATCAGTTAGAGCTTATGCAAAGGGAAATGAGGAGGGCAACAAGCAGTCCCTGTTCGGAAGCATCACCGAGGCGCTGGACTTCTCGCAGGTCCGGTCGGAGAAGGATGCCGAGCTGCTGTATGAGGCCAGTGAGTCCACCAAAGGTGGAGGGAGGATGACGAGGGAACAG TACGGAGCACTGAGGCGGAAGATTGGTGGTACCTACCAGGATTTCTTCAAGTCATATGTTGATG TCGATGGACAATACGTGGAGGAAGGTTGGGTCGATAAGACCTGCAAGATCTGCAAGAAGGACACAAGGGGGGAGCCAAGACAGGTTGACAAACTAGGAAGATATGCTCATGTGGCATGCTTGGAGAACCCAAAACCGGCAAATTTCTTTGCCAAAATCTTCGCCAGATGA